One Diospyros lotus cultivar Yz01 chromosome 1, ASM1463336v1, whole genome shotgun sequence genomic window carries:
- the LOC127799523 gene encoding mediator of RNA polymerase II transcription subunit 15a isoform X6, whose product MDSNGWRSAQSGVEPTMDTGSSGTDWRNQLPPDSRQRIVNKIMDTLKRHLPFSGQEGLQELKLIASRFEEKIYTAATSQSDYLRKISLKMLTMETKSQNNMATIVPVNSASNSKNPSDAGSLGMQSHGNQGQALPIPMASNQAQARHLSQNIQNNMSGVQGSPGLTSALPPVGVLPPVTVPNVVGQPSNLQNVSGVSQNTVGNAMGQGVSSSIFANTQRQITGRQQQVVPQQQQQQQQPQNPQHYLYQQQQLMKQKYQQGSMPHSHMQSHMQQQQPPQQQNLLQSTQLQSSQQSVMQPSVMQPSSVQQSAQPMLQQNPQSVLRQQQQLQQTPITHQQQTSMQQQQLMGQQPNSTNMHQNQLIGQQNSISDMQQQQQRLLGQQNSISNLQQQQQQQQLMSQQNNIQNIHQQQQLGSQSNIAGLQQRQQQQLLLTQSGNSNMQTNQHPVHMLQQSKVPLQQQGQQAVSTLLPNQGQQSESQPPPQQLMSQIQSQPGLLQQQLGLQQRDMQQRLQTSGPLLQPQNVIDQQKQLFQSQRAIPEASSTLLDSTTQTGNANNGDWQEEVYQKIKAMKEAYFLDLNEMYQKIAGKLQQHESLPQQPKSEQLEKLKVFKTMLERTITFLQVPKTSILPAFKDKLGAYEKQILHLLNSNRPRKPGPPLQPGQQLPPPHMHSMQQTQQSQSQITQPHENQVNPQLQSMNVQSSVASMQQNNVPSLHHNSLSSLSGVSNAPQSMINSLPSSNIDSGQGNALNTLQQVAVGSVQQNPVSATQQVNINSLSSQSGINALQTNLTPLQSSSNMLQHQMMQTQLKQQQYQQQQRQHIIHKHHLLQQQQQHQQQQQQQQQQQQQQQQQQQQQQQQQQQLHQQTKQPHSAPLPAHQMAQPNQMNDVNDLKMRQQMAVKAGVFQQHHSVGQRSAYHSQQLKSGAAFPISSPQLLQAASPQMPQHSSPQIDQQNVLTSLTKAGTPLQSASSPFIVPSPSTPLAPSPMPGESEKVNPGVSALSNTGNVGHQQTAIAVAPAQSLAIGTPGISASPLLAEFSSPDGNHLNAPTVVSGKSNVKEQPIGRLTKSVKSMSPRALSASVNDIGSVVSMIDRIAGSAPGNGSRAAVGEDLVAMTKCRLQARNFATQDGNSGTRKMRRYTSAMPLNVASSAGSLNENFLHLAGSEASDLESTATSGIKRRRT is encoded by the exons GATCCCTTGGTATGCAGTCCCATGGCAACCAAGGACAAGCACTTCCTATTCCAATGGCATCTAACCAGGCTCAAGCACGCCATCTATCACAGAACATTCAGAATAACATGTCAGGAGTGCAAGGTTCTCCAGGTTTAACATCAGCACTGCCCCCTGTTGGTGTTTTACCGCCCGTTACTGTGCCAAATGTTGTTGGTCAGCCCTCCAATTTACAGAATGTCTCCGGAGTTTCACAGAATACAGTTGGGAATGCGATGGGGCAAGGGGTTTCTTCTAGCATTTTTGCCAATACTCAGAGGCAGATCACAGGAAGGCAACAGCAAGTTGTTCCCcaacaacagcagcagcagcagcagccacaAAATCCGCAGCATTATCTTtaccagcagcagcagcttaTGAAGCAGAAATATCAGCAGGGAAGTATGCCACACTCTCACATGCAATCTCACATGCAGCAACAACAGCCACCGCAGCAACAAAATTTGTTACAATCTACTCAGTTGCAGTCTTCTCAACAATCTGTTATGCAACCTTCTGTCATGCAACCATCTTCTGTTCAACAGTCAGCACAACCTATGCTCCAGCAAAACCCACAATCAGTCCTCAGGCAACAGCAACAACTGCAGCAGACTCCCATTACTCATCAACAGCAAACCTCCATGCAGCAGCAGCAATTGATGGGGCAGCAGCCAAATTCTACAAACATGCACCAGAACCAGCTAATTGGGCAACAAAACAGCATCAGTGACAtgcaacagcagcagcaaagGTTGTTAGGCCAGCAGAATAGCATTTCCAATCTccagcagcagcaacagcaacagCAGCTAATGAGCCAGCAAAACAACATTCAGAATATCCATCAGCAGCAACAGTTGGGTTCACAAAGTAACATTGCTGGCCTACAGCAGCGGCAGCAGCAGCAATTGCTTTTAACACAATCCGGTAATTCTAACATGCAAACTAATCAGCACCCAGTCCACATGCTACAACAATCCAAGGTTCCACTGCAGCAGCAAGGCCAGCAAGCTGTCTCTACTTTGTTGCCAAACCAGGGTCAACAGTCGGAATCACAGCCGCCACCGCAGCAGTTGATGTCTCAAATTCAATCACAGCCTGGACTTCTGCAGCAGCAATTAGGTCTGCAACAACGAGACATGCAGCAAAGGCTTCAAACATCAGGTCCGTTACTTCAGCCACAGAATGTTATTGATCAGCAGAAGCAGCTATTTCAATCACAAAGAGCCATTCCAGAGGCATCATCAA CTCTGTTAGATTCTACAACTCAAACAGGAAATGCAAATAATGGGGATTGGCAAGAGGAGGTCTACCAGAAG ATTAAAGCCATGAAGGAGGCGTATTTTCTAGACCTAAATGAAATGTACCAGAAAATTGCTGGTAAACTACAgcag CACGAGTCTCTTCCTCAGCAACCAAAAAGTGAGCAACTTGAGAAGCTCAAAGTGTTTAAGACTATGTTGGAGCGCACTATTACATTCTTACAGGTTCCCAAAACTAGTATtttacctgctttcaaggacaAGTTGGGTGCATATGAGAAGCAAATACTTCACCTTCTAAATTCAAATAGGCCCCGTAAACCTGGCCCGCCACTGCAACCTGGGCAACAACTCCCCCCACCTCATATGCATTCCATGCAGCAGACTCAGCAGTCACAGTCTCAAATTACTCAGCCACATGAAAATCAAGTTAACCCCCAGCTACAATCAATGAACGTACAGAGTTCTGTAGCATCAATGCAGCAGAACAATGTGCCAAGCCTTCATCATAATTCCTTGTCTTCTTTATCAGGGGTTTCAAATGCACCCCAGAGTATGATCAATTCACTACCCAGTTCAAATATTGACTCTGGTCAGGGAAATGCACTAAATACTCTACAACAAGTTGCTGTAGGATCCGTACAGCAAAATCCTGTGAGTGCTACTCAGCAGGTAAACATCAACTCCTTGTCATCACAAAGTGGGATAAATGCACTGCAGACAAACCTTACTCCTCTGCAGTCAAGTTCCAATATGCTCCAACATCAGATGATGCAGACACAACTGAAACAACAACAGTATCAACAGCAACAGCGGCAACATATTATCCATAAACACCATTtgctgcagcagcagcagcagcaccagcaacaacaacagcagcaacagcagcagcagcagcagcagcaacaacaacagcagcagcagcagcagcagcagcaacaattACACCAGCAAACTAAGCAGCCGCATAGTGCACCTTTGCCAGCACACCAAATGGCACAACCTAATCAGATGAATGATGTAAATGACTTAAAGATGAGACAGCAGATGGCTGTCAAAGCAGGAGTTTTCCAGCAACATCACTCAGTGGGCCAGCGTTCAGCATATCACTCTCAGCAGTTGAAGTCAGGAGCTGCATTTCCCATATCTTCACCACAACTCCTCCAGGCTGCATCTCCTCAAATGCCACAGCATTCTTCTCCCCAAATTGACCAGCAAAATGTGTTGACTTCCCTCACAAAAGCTGGAACTCCTTTGCAATCTGCAAGCTCACCTTTCATTGTTCCATCTCCTTCAACTCCTCTGGCTCCTTCTCCAATGCCAGGGGAATCTGAGAAAGTTAACCCCGGTGTTTCAGCACTCTCCAACACTGGAAATGTTGGACATCAACAAACAGCTATAGCAGTAGCACCTGCCCAATCCCTTGCCATTGGCACTCCTGGGATATCTGCCTCGCCTTTGCTTGCAGAGTTCTCTAGTCCGGATGGGAATCATCTTAATGCCCCAACAGTTGTTTCTGGCAAGTCAAATGTTAAAGAACAGCCTATCGGACGCTTAACTAAATCG gTAAAATCAATGTCACCTAGGGCATTGAGCGCCTCAGTTAATGATATCGGATCAGTTGTTAGTATGATCGACAGGATAGCAGGATCAGCACCAGGTAATGGATCTAGAGCAGCAGTAGGTGAAGATTTGGTTGCCATGACAAAGTGCCGCCTGCAGGCAAGAAACTTTGCCACACAAGATGGGAACTCTGGAACAAGGAAAATGAGACGCTACACAAGTGCAATGCCGTTGAATGTTGCATCATCTGCTGGCAGCTTAAATGAGAATTTCTTGCATTTGGCTGGTTCAGAGGCATCTGACTTAGAATCAACTGCAACATCTGGTATCAAGAGGCGTAGGACCTGA
- the LOC127799523 gene encoding mediator of RNA polymerase II transcription subunit 15a isoform X1: MDSNGWRSAQSGVEPTMDTGSNGTDWRNQLPPDSRQRIVNKIMDTLKRHLPFSGQEGLQELKLITSRFEEKIYTAATSQSDYLRKISLKMLTMETKSQNNMATIVPVNSASNSKNPSDAGSLGMQSHGNQGQALPIPMASNQAQARHLSQNIQNNMSGVQGSPGLTSALPPVGVLPPVTVPNVVGQPSNLQNVSGVSQNTVGNAMGQGVSSSIFANTQRQITGRQQQVVPQQQQQQQQPQNPQHYLYQQQQLMKQKYQQGSMPHSHMQSHMQQQQPPQQQNLLQSTQLQSSQQSVMQPSVMQPSSVQQSAQPMLQQNPQSVLRQQQQLQQTPITHQQQTSMQQQQLMGQQPNSTNMHQNQLIGQQNSISDMQQQQQRLLGQQNSISNLQQQQQQQQLMSQQNNIQNIHQQQQLGSQSNIAGLQQRQQQQLLLTQSGNSNMQTNQHPVHMLQQSKVPLQQQGQQAVSTLLPNQGQQSESQPPPQQLMSQIQSQPGLLQQQLGLQQRDMQQRLQTSGPLLQPQNVIDQQKQLFQSQRAIPEASSTLLDSTTQTGNANNGDWQEEVYQKIKAMKEAYFLDLNEMYQKIAGKLQQHESLPQQPKSEQLEKLKVFKTMLERTITFLQVPKTSILPAFKDKLGAYEKQILHLLNSNRPRKPGPPLQPGQQLPPPHMHSMQQTQQSQSQITQPHENQVNPQLQSMNVQSSVASMQQNNVPSLHHNSLSSLSGVSNAPQSMINSLPSSNIDSGQGNALNTLQQVAVGSVQQNPVSATQQVNINSLSSQSGINALQTNLTPLQSSSNMLQHQMMQTQLKQQQYQQQQRQHIIHKHHLLQQQQQHQQQQQQQQQQQQQQQQQQQQQQQQQQQLHQQTKQPHSAPLPAHQMAQPNQMNDVNDLKMRQQMAVKAGVFQQHHSVGQRSAYHSQQLKSGAAFPISSPQLLQAASPQMPQHSSPQIDQQNVLTSLTKAGTPLQSASSPFIVPSPSTPLAPSPMPGESEKVNPGVSALSNTGNVGHQQTAIAVAPAQSLAIGTPGISASPLLAEFSSPDGNHLNAPTVVSGKSNVKEQPIGRLTKSVKSMSPRALSASVNDIGSVVSMIDRIAGSAPGNGSRAAVGEDLVAMTKCRLQARNFATQDGNSGTRKMRRYTSAMPLNVASSAGSLNENFLHLAGSEASDLESTATSGIKRRRT; encoded by the exons GATCCCTTGGTATGCAGTCCCATGGCAACCAAGGACAAGCACTTCCTATTCCAATGGCATCTAACCAGGCTCAAGCACGCCATCTATCACAGAACATTCAGAATAACATGTCAGGAGTGCAAGGTTCTCCAGGTTTAACATCAGCACTGCCCCCTGTTGGTGTTTTACCGCCCGTTACTGTGCCAAATGTTGTTGGTCAGCCCTCCAATTTACAGAATGTCTCCGGAGTTTCACAGAATACAGTTGGGAATGCGATGGGGCAAGGGGTTTCTTCTAGCATTTTTGCCAATACTCAGAGGCAGATCACAGGAAGGCAACAGCAAGTTGTTCCCcaacaacagcagcagcagcagcagccacaAAATCCGCAGCATTATCTTtaccagcagcagcagcttaTGAAGCAGAAATATCAGCAGGGAAGTATGCCACACTCTCACATGCAATCTCACATGCAGCAACAACAGCCACCGCAGCAACAAAATTTGTTACAATCTACTCAGTTGCAGTCTTCTCAACAATCTGTTATGCAACCTTCTGTCATGCAACCATCTTCTGTTCAACAGTCAGCACAACCTATGCTCCAGCAAAACCCACAATCAGTCCTCAGGCAACAGCAACAACTGCAGCAGACTCCCATTACTCATCAACAGCAAACCTCCATGCAGCAGCAGCAATTGATGGGGCAGCAGCCAAATTCTACAAACATGCACCAGAACCAGCTAATTGGGCAACAAAACAGCATCAGTGACAtgcaacagcagcagcaaagGTTGTTAGGCCAGCAGAATAGCATTTCCAATCTccagcagcagcaacagcaacagCAGCTAATGAGCCAGCAAAACAACATTCAGAATATCCATCAGCAGCAACAGTTGGGTTCACAAAGTAACATTGCTGGCCTACAGCAGCGGCAGCAGCAGCAATTGCTTTTAACACAATCCGGTAATTCTAACATGCAAACTAATCAGCACCCAGTCCACATGCTACAACAATCCAAGGTTCCACTGCAGCAGCAAGGCCAGCAAGCTGTCTCTACTTTGTTGCCAAACCAGGGTCAACAGTCGGAATCACAGCCGCCACCGCAGCAGTTGATGTCTCAAATTCAATCACAGCCTGGACTTCTGCAGCAGCAATTAGGTCTGCAACAACGAGACATGCAGCAAAGGCTTCAAACATCAGGTCCGTTACTTCAGCCACAGAATGTTATTGATCAGCAGAAGCAGCTATTTCAATCACAAAGAGCCATTCCAGAGGCATCATCAA CTCTGTTAGATTCTACAACTCAAACAGGAAATGCAAATAATGGGGATTGGCAAGAGGAGGTCTACCAGAAG ATTAAAGCCATGAAGGAGGCGTATTTTCTAGACCTAAATGAAATGTACCAGAAAATTGCTGGTAAACTACAgcag CACGAGTCTCTTCCTCAGCAACCAAAAAGTGAGCAACTTGAGAAGCTCAAAGTGTTTAAGACTATGTTGGAGCGCACTATTACATTCTTACAGGTTCCCAAAACTAGTATtttacctgctttcaaggacaAGTTGGGTGCATATGAGAAGCAAATACTTCACCTTCTAAATTCAAATAGGCCCCGTAAACCTGGCCCGCCACTGCAACCTGGGCAACAACTCCCCCCACCTCATATGCATTCCATGCAGCAGACTCAGCAGTCACAGTCTCAAATTACTCAGCCACATGAAAATCAAGTTAACCCCCAGCTACAATCAATGAACGTACAGAGTTCTGTAGCATCAATGCAGCAGAACAATGTGCCAAGCCTTCATCATAATTCCTTGTCTTCTTTATCAGGGGTTTCAAATGCACCCCAGAGTATGATCAATTCACTACCCAGTTCAAATATTGACTCTGGTCAGGGAAATGCACTAAATACTCTACAACAAGTTGCTGTAGGATCCGTACAGCAAAATCCTGTGAGTGCTACTCAGCAGGTAAACATCAACTCCTTGTCATCACAAAGTGGGATAAATGCACTGCAGACAAACCTTACTCCTCTGCAGTCAAGTTCCAATATGCTCCAACATCAGATGATGCAGACACAACTGAAACAACAACAGTATCAACAGCAACAGCGGCAACATATTATCCATAAACACCATTtgctgcagcagcagcagcagcaccagcaacaacaacagcagcaacagcagcagcagcagcagcagcaacaacaacagcagcagcagcagcagcagcagcaacaattACACCAGCAAACTAAGCAGCCGCATAGTGCACCTTTGCCAGCACACCAAATGGCACAACCTAATCAGATGAATGATGTAAATGACTTAAAGATGAGACAGCAGATGGCTGTCAAAGCAGGAGTTTTCCAGCAACATCACTCAGTGGGCCAGCGTTCAGCATATCACTCTCAGCAGTTGAAGTCAGGAGCTGCATTTCCCATATCTTCACCACAACTCCTCCAGGCTGCATCTCCTCAAATGCCACAGCATTCTTCTCCCCAAATTGACCAGCAAAATGTGTTGACTTCCCTCACAAAAGCTGGAACTCCTTTGCAATCTGCAAGCTCACCTTTCATTGTTCCATCTCCTTCAACTCCTCTGGCTCCTTCTCCAATGCCAGGGGAATCTGAGAAAGTTAACCCCGGTGTTTCAGCACTCTCCAACACTGGAAATGTTGGACATCAACAAACAGCTATAGCAGTAGCACCTGCCCAATCCCTTGCCATTGGCACTCCTGGGATATCTGCCTCGCCTTTGCTTGCAGAGTTCTCTAGTCCGGATGGGAATCATCTTAATGCCCCAACAGTTGTTTCTGGCAAGTCAAATGTTAAAGAACAGCCTATCGGACGCTTAACTAAATCG gTAAAATCAATGTCACCTAGGGCATTGAGCGCCTCAGTTAATGATATCGGATCAGTTGTTAGTATGATCGACAGGATAGCAGGATCAGCACCAGGTAATGGATCTAGAGCAGCAGTAGGTGAAGATTTGGTTGCCATGACAAAGTGCCGCCTGCAGGCAAGAAACTTTGCCACACAAGATGGGAACTCTGGAACAAGGAAAATGAGACGCTACACAAGTGCAATGCCGTTGAATGTTGCATCATCTGCTGGCAGCTTAAATGAGAATTTCTTGCATTTGGCTGGTTCAGAGGCATCTGACTTAGAATCAACTGCAACATCTGGTATCAAGAGGCGTAGGACCTGA
- the LOC127799523 gene encoding mediator of RNA polymerase II transcription subunit 15a isoform X7: MDTGSSGTDWRPRLPPDSRQRIVNKIMDTLKRHLPFSGQEGLQELKLITSRFEEKIYTAATSQSDYLRKISLKMLTMETKSQNNMATIVPVNSASNSKNPSDAGSLGMQSHGNQGQALPIPMASNQAQARHLSQNIQNNMSGVQGSPGLTSALPPVGVLPPVTVPNVVGQPSNLQNVSGVSQNTVGNAMGQGVSSSIFANTQRQITGRQQQVVPQQQQQQQQPQNPQHYLYQQQQLMKQKYQQGSMPHSHMQSHMQQQQPPQQQNLLQSTQLQSSQQSVMQPSVMQPSSVQQSAQPMLQQNPQSVLRQQQQLQQTPITHQQQTSMQQQQLMGQQPNSTNMHQNQLIGQQNSISDMQQQQQRLLGQQNSISNLQQQQQQQQLMSQQNNIQNIHQQQQLGSQSNIAGLQQRQQQQLLLTQSGNSNMQTNQHPVHMLQQSKVPLQQQGQQAVSTLLPNQGQQSESQPPPQQLMSQIQSQPGLLQQQLGLQQRDMQQRLQTSGPLLQPQNVIDQQKQLFQSQRAIPEASSTLLDSTTQTGNANNGDWQEEVYQKIKAMKEAYFLDLNEMYQKIAGKLQQHESLPQQPKSEQLEKLKVFKTMLERTITFLQVPKTSILPAFKDKLGAYEKQILHLLNSNRPRKPGPPLQPGQQLPPPHMHSMQQTQQSQSQITQPHENQVNPQLQSMNVQSSVASMQQNNVPSLHHNSLSSLSGVSNAPQSMINSLPSSNIDSGQGNALNTLQQVAVGSVQQNPVSATQQVNINSLSSQSGINALQTNLTPLQSSSNMLQHQMMQTQLKQQQYQQQQRQHIIHKHHLLQQQQQHQQQQQQQQQQQQQQQQQQQQQQQQQQQLHQQTKQPHSAPLPAHQMAQPNQMNDVNDLKMRQQMAVKAGVFQQHHSVGQRSAYHSQQLKSGAAFPISSPQLLQAASPQMPQHSSPQIDQQNVLTSLTKAGTPLQSASSPFIVPSPSTPLAPSPMPGESEKVNPGVSALSNTGNVGHQQTAIAVAPAQSLAIGTPGISASPLLAEFSSPDGNHLNAPTVVSGKSNVKEQPIGRLTKSVKSMSPRALSASVNDIGSVVSMIDRIAGSAPGNGSRAAVGEDLVAMTKCRLQARNFATQDGNSGTRKMRRYTSAMPLNVASSAGSLNENFLHLAGSEASDLESTATSGIKRRRT, from the exons GATCCCTTGGTATGCAGTCCCATGGCAACCAAGGACAAGCACTTCCTATTCCAATGGCATCTAACCAGGCTCAAGCACGCCATCTATCACAGAACATTCAGAATAACATGTCAGGAGTGCAAGGTTCTCCAGGTTTAACATCAGCACTGCCCCCTGTTGGTGTTTTACCGCCCGTTACTGTGCCAAATGTTGTTGGTCAGCCCTCCAATTTACAGAATGTCTCCGGAGTTTCACAGAATACAGTTGGGAATGCGATGGGGCAAGGGGTTTCTTCTAGCATTTTTGCCAATACTCAGAGGCAGATCACAGGAAGGCAACAGCAAGTTGTTCCCcaacaacagcagcagcagcagcagccacaAAATCCGCAGCATTATCTTtaccagcagcagcagcttaTGAAGCAGAAATATCAGCAGGGAAGTATGCCACACTCTCACATGCAATCTCACATGCAGCAACAACAGCCACCGCAGCAACAAAATTTGTTACAATCTACTCAGTTGCAGTCTTCTCAACAATCTGTTATGCAACCTTCTGTCATGCAACCATCTTCTGTTCAACAGTCAGCACAACCTATGCTCCAGCAAAACCCACAATCAGTCCTCAGGCAACAGCAACAACTGCAGCAGACTCCCATTACTCATCAACAGCAAACCTCCATGCAGCAGCAGCAATTGATGGGGCAGCAGCCAAATTCTACAAACATGCACCAGAACCAGCTAATTGGGCAACAAAACAGCATCAGTGACAtgcaacagcagcagcaaagGTTGTTAGGCCAGCAGAATAGCATTTCCAATCTccagcagcagcaacagcaacagCAGCTAATGAGCCAGCAAAACAACATTCAGAATATCCATCAGCAGCAACAGTTGGGTTCACAAAGTAACATTGCTGGCCTACAGCAGCGGCAGCAGCAGCAATTGCTTTTAACACAATCCGGTAATTCTAACATGCAAACTAATCAGCACCCAGTCCACATGCTACAACAATCCAAGGTTCCACTGCAGCAGCAAGGCCAGCAAGCTGTCTCTACTTTGTTGCCAAACCAGGGTCAACAGTCGGAATCACAGCCGCCACCGCAGCAGTTGATGTCTCAAATTCAATCACAGCCTGGACTTCTGCAGCAGCAATTAGGTCTGCAACAACGAGACATGCAGCAAAGGCTTCAAACATCAGGTCCGTTACTTCAGCCACAGAATGTTATTGATCAGCAGAAGCAGCTATTTCAATCACAAAGAGCCATTCCAGAGGCATCATCAA CTCTGTTAGATTCTACAACTCAAACAGGAAATGCAAATAATGGGGATTGGCAAGAGGAGGTCTACCAGAAG ATTAAAGCCATGAAGGAGGCGTATTTTCTAGACCTAAATGAAATGTACCAGAAAATTGCTGGTAAACTACAgcag CACGAGTCTCTTCCTCAGCAACCAAAAAGTGAGCAACTTGAGAAGCTCAAAGTGTTTAAGACTATGTTGGAGCGCACTATTACATTCTTACAGGTTCCCAAAACTAGTATtttacctgctttcaaggacaAGTTGGGTGCATATGAGAAGCAAATACTTCACCTTCTAAATTCAAATAGGCCCCGTAAACCTGGCCCGCCACTGCAACCTGGGCAACAACTCCCCCCACCTCATATGCATTCCATGCAGCAGACTCAGCAGTCACAGTCTCAAATTACTCAGCCACATGAAAATCAAGTTAACCCCCAGCTACAATCAATGAACGTACAGAGTTCTGTAGCATCAATGCAGCAGAACAATGTGCCAAGCCTTCATCATAATTCCTTGTCTTCTTTATCAGGGGTTTCAAATGCACCCCAGAGTATGATCAATTCACTACCCAGTTCAAATATTGACTCTGGTCAGGGAAATGCACTAAATACTCTACAACAAGTTGCTGTAGGATCCGTACAGCAAAATCCTGTGAGTGCTACTCAGCAGGTAAACATCAACTCCTTGTCATCACAAAGTGGGATAAATGCACTGCAGACAAACCTTACTCCTCTGCAGTCAAGTTCCAATATGCTCCAACATCAGATGATGCAGACACAACTGAAACAACAACAGTATCAACAGCAACAGCGGCAACATATTATCCATAAACACCATTtgctgcagcagcagcagcagcaccagcaacaacaacagcagcaacagcagcagcagcagcagcagcaacaacaacagcagcagcagcagcagcagcagcaacaattACACCAGCAAACTAAGCAGCCGCATAGTGCACCTTTGCCAGCACACCAAATGGCACAACCTAATCAGATGAATGATGTAAATGACTTAAAGATGAGACAGCAGATGGCTGTCAAAGCAGGAGTTTTCCAGCAACATCACTCAGTGGGCCAGCGTTCAGCATATCACTCTCAGCAGTTGAAGTCAGGAGCTGCATTTCCCATATCTTCACCACAACTCCTCCAGGCTGCATCTCCTCAAATGCCACAGCATTCTTCTCCCCAAATTGACCAGCAAAATGTGTTGACTTCCCTCACAAAAGCTGGAACTCCTTTGCAATCTGCAAGCTCACCTTTCATTGTTCCATCTCCTTCAACTCCTCTGGCTCCTTCTCCAATGCCAGGGGAATCTGAGAAAGTTAACCCCGGTGTTTCAGCACTCTCCAACACTGGAAATGTTGGACATCAACAAACAGCTATAGCAGTAGCACCTGCCCAATCCCTTGCCATTGGCACTCCTGGGATATCTGCCTCGCCTTTGCTTGCAGAGTTCTCTAGTCCGGATGGGAATCATCTTAATGCCCCAACAGTTGTTTCTGGCAAGTCAAATGTTAAAGAACAGCCTATCGGACGCTTAACTAAATCG gTAAAATCAATGTCACCTAGGGCATTGAGCGCCTCAGTTAATGATATCGGATCAGTTGTTAGTATGATCGACAGGATAGCAGGATCAGCACCAGGTAATGGATCTAGAGCAGCAGTAGGTGAAGATTTGGTTGCCATGACAAAGTGCCGCCTGCAGGCAAGAAACTTTGCCACACAAGATGGGAACTCTGGAACAAGGAAAATGAGACGCTACACAAGTGCAATGCCGTTGAATGTTGCATCATCTGCTGGCAGCTTAAATGAGAATTTCTTGCATTTGGCTGGTTCAGAGGCATCTGACTTAGAATCAACTGCAACATCTGGTATCAAGAGGCGTAGGACCTGA